From the genome of Spinacia oleracea cultivar Varoflay chromosome 2, BTI_SOV_V1, whole genome shotgun sequence, one region includes:
- the LOC130467585 gene encoding uncharacterized protein, whose amino-acid sequence MKICLWNVRGASKDKFIPHAWIIVEDHRPSILVMVETKCEEYRAREVMYRLRFDDCKVIPSTAKRGEFGFFGRRSETSYVERHAAKLTPPPPQTPWLVMGDLNEITSQADKQGGRPFRFSQCKDMNNFVDAAGLVDLGYDGCPFTWTNARDGAALIRERLDRALVNSPWLHIFPHTKVHHIPRTYSDHAPILISLDNPKVDGPSLFVVKKFEGRDHFLTSIKNWNQNVFGNLYYKRKRLLARINGIQLALANKYSGFLVNLERDLLKQLDDILNKERLIWAQKAGMNWRKYADYNTKYFHILAKIRKSKGKILTLQNDQGEWITDQTSLKSLAVNYFNKLLQTTHVFSSFKNSGLSPCKISDTDKTNLIREVTMEEVKSNLFSMDPIKCPGPDGIQAVFFQKHWDS is encoded by the exons ATGAAAATCTGTCTCTGGAATGTTCGTGGTGCTTCAAAGGATAAATTTATTCCACATGCATGGATTATTGTGGAGGATCATCGTCCTTCCATCTTGGTTATGGTTGAAACAAAATGTGAAGAGTATCGGGCAAGGGAGGTAATGTATCGTCTCAGGTTTGATGATTGTAAGGTTATTCCCTCGACGGCTAAAAGGGGGGAATTTGGCTTTTTTGGAAGAAGGAG TGAGACATCGTATGTGGAAAGACATGCAGCAAAacttaccccccccccccctcagaCTCCTTGGCTGGTTATGGGTGATCTCAATGAGATAACAAGTCAAGCTGATAAGCAGGGTGGTAGACCATTTAGATTTTCTCAATGCAAGGATATGAACAACTTTGTGGACGCTGCGGGTCTAGTTGATTTGGGCTATGATGGTTGTCCTTTTACTTGGACGAATGCTAGGGATGGTGCAGCACTCATTCGTGAAAGGTTGGATAGGGCTCTGGTCAACTCACCTTGGCTTCACATCTTCCCTCATACTAAGGTACACCATATCCCTCGTACTTATTCTGATCATGCTCCTATTTTAATTTCTTTGGATAATCCTAAGGTTGATGGCCCCTCCCTTTTCGTTGTAAAGAAGTTTG AAGGGAGGGATCATTTTCTGACCAGTATTAAGAATTGGAATCAAAATGTTTTTGGTAACCTCTATTATAAAAGAAAACGTCTTTTAGCTAGGATTAATGGGATTCAATTAGCTTTAGCTAATAAGTATTCTGGTTTTTTGGTTAATCTGGAAAGAGATCTTTTAAAACAACTCGATGATATCTTAAATAAGGAACGACTAATATGGGCTCAAAAAGCTGGTATGAATTGGCGAAAATATGCAGATTATAACACTAAGTACTTTCACATTTTGGCCAAGATTAGAAAAAGCAAAGGAAAAATTCTCACTTTACAAAATGATCAGGGGGAGTGGATCACAGATCAAACAAGTTTAAAGTCTTTGGcggttaattattttaataaacttTTACAAACCACTCATGTTTTTAGCTCGTTCAAAAATTCAGGTTTGAGTCCTTGTAAAATCTCAGATACGGACAAAACAAATCTTATTAGGGAGGTTACTATGGAAGAGGTCAAGTCTAATCTTTTTAGTATGGACCCTATTAAGTGTCCCGGTCCCGATGGCATTCAAGCGGTCTTTTTTCAGAAGCATTGGGATTCTTAA
- the LOC110805889 gene encoding uncharacterized mitochondrial protein AtMg00810-like: MLYVNDLIMFGNDSATITTFKPYSRDCFKMKDLGSLKYFLGIEVSRSASGLFLCQRKYTLDIITEAGLSGAKPCGFPIEQNHRLSLADGPLLKDPEAYRRLVGRLVYLVVTRPDLAYSVHVLSQFLQEP, encoded by the coding sequence atgcTTTATGTTAATGATCTTATTATGTTTGGGAATGATTCCGCTACAATCACTACTTTTAAGCCATACTCGAGGGACTGCTTCAAAATGAAAGATTTGGGCTCTTTGAAATATTTTCTTGGCATTGAGGTTTCCCGGAGTGCTTCAGGTTTATTTTTATGTCAACGCAAATACACTTTGGATATTATCACTGAAGCAGGATTATCTGGAGCTAAACCTTGTGGATTCCCAATTGAGCAAAATCATCGTTTGAGTCTTGCAGATGGCCCACTCCTCAAGGATCCCGAGGCATATCGTCGCCTCGTAGGGCGGCTTGTTTACTTGGTTGTTACACGCCCTGATCTTGCTTATTCCGTACATGTCTTGTCTCAATTTTTGCAAGAACCCTGA